Sequence from the Candidatus Nezhaarchaeota archaeon genome:
TTGAAGCTCTTTCTGAAGTTCTCCAAGTATCTCTATGATTTTAGCTATTTTCTGTTGTACGGTTCTCGGCTTACCCGTCATTATGATGTCAATGTCAGGTCTTCCAGCTGCATCACTACCCACAGTCCTTAGATAGTAGTCCATCAGTTCAATCACGGCTTCGGCATCCTCAGCCGTTACCTCACTTCTTAGAGCTATACGCGCCCTTGCTTCAGCCGCTCTCACAAGAGTTTCCAATTGTCTAACAGTTATTGGTACTGGACTATCCTCTGAAGCCTTTTCCCTTAACCCTAAGAAGTAGGATTTTATTCTATCAATAGCTGCTTCAGTAAGCTTAGGCATCACGTTTCTCCTTGCATATGCGATGTACTTTCTTAAGAAATCTGGTGGGAAGGGAGTAGTTTTCTCACTTTTCATGGCTCTAAGGTTTAAGACATGATCTGCGAGAGCAGCATCTCTAACTTTACTAGGCTTATCAGTGATTATGAAGATAAAGTCAAACCTCGATAGTATCGTTACTGGCAAGTTTATGTTCTCAGATAGAGGTCTATTCGACATATACCTACCAAGAGTAGGGTTTGCCGCAGCTAGAATTGACGTGCGTGCATTCAAAGTAGCCACTATTCCGGCCTTAGCTATGCTGACTGTTTGCTGCTCCATGGCTTCATGTATAGCTACCCTATCGTCTTGCCTCATCTTATCAATCTCATCTATACATGACACTCCATTATCAGCTAGAACTAATGCTCCTGCCTCTAAGAAGAACTCACCAGTATTCTTATCTCTAATGACAGTGGCCGTAAGACCTGCAGCTGTTGAACCCTTGCCAGAAGTATATATCCCTCGAGGAGCTAATTTAGCGACATACTGAAGAAGTTGGCTCTTTGCTGTTCCAGGATCCCCAATTATCAGGACGTGGAGGTCTCCTCTAACTTTAATCCCATCGGGCATCACCTTTGGAACCCCGCCGAACAGCATGTATGCTATGGCTTCCTTGACCTCTTCCATGCCGTAGATCGATGGCGCTATTGACCTAACTATCTTATCCACTATGTCCGGGTCTTTAGCAACCTCTCTTATCTCTCTCTCGTCTTCGGGTGTTATCTCAACGTCCTCATACCCCTTCGTTGATACCTCAACGTAGTTTGCCTCTAGATATGTAGTGAAGGTTGTTAACTTACCAAGCTTGAGAGAGCTTTCTTGCTTAAGAGTAACTATCCCACTAATCAAAATCCTATCTCCAGGTCTTGCACTATCAACCAGATCCTCTGTCACAAGAACTTCTATGGAACGTGGTAATTGACCTGGAGGCAGCTCTTCAGGTTTCTCTTGGACAATAAAGATCTGAGCATCAATGTAGCTTGAATTCTCAGGGCTAAATTCTAGAGTGCCTTTCCTCCCGCACTTTGGACATATAGATGGTGTTGTAAATGATCTTGAGACTTGCGGTATCCTTATGACTTCTCTACAATCGACGTTCTTGCATATGAAGGTACTCTCAACGAGCCTTTGTTTTATACTACTAGATCTGACAAGCACCCCCTCTATGGTAATCATTTTATTTATATGTTCAGCTCTTATCTTCCTTATTGGAACTACATCACCAGCCCCTCTAAACCTGGCATGGAATCTTCCTATTTTTTCAGCATAATCTTTATACTCAGTCTTAACTACTTCATAGAGCGCTAATGATGCATACTCTAAGTACTCACGAGGTCTGTCAACAATCCCTTTTGCTAAATTGACATCGAAAAGTAGCAAGTCATCAAAATCTACGGTTAAAGACTTAGATCCTAAAACTACCATCTGCCTGACTCTTTCTCTATACTTGAAGCTACCTTTACCATCAAGAAATGACTTAAAGAATTCTGCGAACTGCCCAATGGGGTCTTCAAGCTTAGCTTCAACCACTACCCTCACCTAATACGTCCTGCCTCCACCTCGATATCGCACTGCTGAGCTCATTAAATAACATCCTCTCTTCAGGGGTTAAGCTTTCAATTACCTCCTTCGGTGGTTGAGCGCTGGCTAGAGCCATCGCAACTATTTTCTGTAACCTACAATTGACTATATCGATTAACTTAACCTCAGCCGTCTTCTTCTCACTTAAAGCTTCTGGACTAACCTTTGCTTTTTCGCTTAAGCTTTTAAGGTACTTCTTCACCTTAACGTAAAATGAGGGCTCAAGTGAAGTCAGCTGAGAACTTCTACTTTCTCTCCAAGCAATTTTAGAAAGCAACGGAAGGTCGACACTCTTCTCATCTATTATCTCAACGTAACCCTCCTCCTTTAAAACCCTAGCAATCCAACGTTCAATTTCTACTTCTTGACCCTGAGCTAAAGGTCCTATAACTCCACCCCCTACTTTAATTTCTGGAATACTCTTTAGAACCCTTACCTTCACCTTTTCCATGTCGTAAAAGGGCTCTCCACTTAAAGTACCACTCATTACGCTCAGTTTACCTTTTCTCTCTCACTCTACTAAAACACTACTTTCCCATAAATTACAGTACCGTCTCGGTTAAACCCTATAAGAGAGTAAGGCAATAACATATCCGGGGCGATATGGCCTTTAAGGAAGAAGTACCAGCTCTCTGGGTTGAGAAGTATAGACCTAGAAGGCTTGATGAGATCGTTAATCAAAAAGAGGTTGTTGAGAGATTAAAGAGGTTTGTTGAAGATAAAAATATTCCACATCTACTGTTTGTTGGCCCACCTGGAACAGGTAAAACAACCGCAGCTTTGTGCTTAGTTTACGAACTTTATGGTGAGAATTGGAGGCAGAACGTTTTAGAGCTTAATGCTTCCGATGAAAGGGGAATTCAAACAATAAGAGAGAGAGTTAAAGATTATGCGAGGACCGTAGCACTAGGCGATGTACCCTTCAAGACAATAATATTAGATGAATGCGATGCCATGACATCTGAAGCTCAATGGAGCCTTCGACGCATAATGGAAATGTTTTGGAGAACCACAAGGTTCATACTGATAGCCAATTACGGCTCAAGGATAATAGAGCCAATACAATCACGATGCGCCATATTCAGATTCTCCATTCTATCGAAAGAAGATATTGCGGAGAGATTGAAACTCATCGCAGCTAAGGAAGGTGTAACCCTAACTCAAAAGGGCATCGATGCTATATGGTATGTGGCTGGAGGAGACCTTAGAAGGGCCATAAACCTTATTCAGGCTGCCGCCGCGTATGGAGGAACAGTTGACGACATGACTGTTTATAGAGTGGCCGGTAGAGCGAGCCCTACAGAAGTTCATGAGATGCTTAAGCTTGCCCTTAAGGGCGACATAATGTCTGCAAGGCAAAAAATATACGAATTAATGATAAATTACGGCTTAACCGGCTCCGACATAATAAGGCAGGTGCACATTGAGGTCTTTAAGCTCGATATACCTGAACCGATTAAAGTTGAGATAGAGGATCTAGTAGCAGAAGCGGATTATAGATTAACTGAAGGGGCTAACGAGGACATACAGCTCACGGCCTTCCTAGCCCAACTAGTTAAGTTAGGCAAGAAACTGGTGGGCTAAAACAATGTCAGTGTCACGCCATATCCCCTGGACTGAAAAACATAAACCACGTACAGTAGCTGAAATCAAGGAAATAGTCGGTGAGGCCGACTACATAGACAGATTCATATCGTGGTTGAAGGATTGGAGGCCTGGAGAAAAAGCAGCTTTGCTCTATGGACCACCGGGTGTGGGCAAGACTCTCTTAGTTGAGGTTGTGGCTGAGGAGTTTAATTACGAGCTAATAGAGCTTAATGCTAGCGATACACGAACTGAGAGCACTCTTAAGAAACTTGTTGGACAGCCATCACGCACGGTAAGTCTCTACAACGTCAAGAGCAAGCTCATTTTCCTGGATGAAGTTGACGGCTTAACGGGGACTGAAGACAGGGGTGGTGTAGGAGCAATAGTCGAGCTAGTAAAGGAGTCAAGATTTCCTATAGTAATGGCGGCAAACGATCCGTGGGACATAAAGCTGAGGCCTCTCCGGGACGTATCGGTCATGATAGAGTTTAGACGCTTAAAGACGTACTCAATCATAAAGCACTTAAAGAAGATATGTACTCGAGAGGGCATAACAGCTGATGAGAAGGCGTTGAAGATAATTGCTGAATTATCTGAGGGGGACATGAGGTCTGCTGTAATTGATCTTCAAGCTGCAGCTCAAGGCAAAAGACGGTTAACAGTTGATGATGTATCGTGGCTTAGGTCTAGGAATAGGCAGTACCAAGCTTTTGACGTATTGAGAATGTTATTTTCCGCTAGGAGATGTGATGATGCTAGAGGGGTCATGAACTCTTCCATCATAGACTACGAAACACTCATGTTGTGGATAGATGAGAATTT
This genomic interval carries:
- a CDS encoding minichromosome maintenance protein MCM, translated to MVEAKLEDPIGQFAEFFKSFLDGKGSFKYRERVRQMVVLGSKSLTVDFDDLLLFDVNLAKGIVDRPREYLEYASLALYEVVKTEYKDYAEKIGRFHARFRGAGDVVPIRKIRAEHINKMITIEGVLVRSSSIKQRLVESTFICKNVDCREVIRIPQVSRSFTTPSICPKCGRKGTLEFSPENSSYIDAQIFIVQEKPEELPPGQLPRSIEVLVTEDLVDSARPGDRILISGIVTLKQESSLKLGKLTTFTTYLEANYVEVSTKGYEDVEITPEDEREIREVAKDPDIVDKIVRSIAPSIYGMEEVKEAIAYMLFGGVPKVMPDGIKVRGDLHVLIIGDPGTAKSQLLQYVAKLAPRGIYTSGKGSTAAGLTATVIRDKNTGEFFLEAGALVLADNGVSCIDEIDKMRQDDRVAIHEAMEQQTVSIAKAGIVATLNARTSILAAANPTLGRYMSNRPLSENINLPVTILSRFDFIFIITDKPSKVRDAALADHVLNLRAMKSEKTTPFPPDFLRKYIAYARRNVMPKLTEAAIDRIKSYFLGLREKASEDSPVPITVRQLETLVRAAEARARIALRSEVTAEDAEAVIELMDYYLRTVGSDAAGRPDIDIIMTGKPRTVQQKIAKIIEILGELQKELQGGPVSKELIIERAQQEGIDKTFVEKTLRQLLGDGVIFQPRDGYYKKV
- a CDS encoding replication factor C small subunit; the protein is MAFKEEVPALWVEKYRPRRLDEIVNQKEVVERLKRFVEDKNIPHLLFVGPPGTGKTTAALCLVYELYGENWRQNVLELNASDERGIQTIRERVKDYARTVALGDVPFKTIILDECDAMTSEAQWSLRRIMEMFWRTTRFILIANYGSRIIEPIQSRCAIFRFSILSKEDIAERLKLIAAKEGVTLTQKGIDAIWYVAGGDLRRAINLIQAAAAYGGTVDDMTVYRVAGRASPTEVHEMLKLALKGDIMSARQKIYELMINYGLTGSDIIRQVHIEVFKLDIPEPIKVEIEDLVAEADYRLTEGANEDIQLTAFLAQLVKLGKKLVG
- a CDS encoding replication factor C large subunit yields the protein MSVSRHIPWTEKHKPRTVAEIKEIVGEADYIDRFISWLKDWRPGEKAALLYGPPGVGKTLLVEVVAEEFNYELIELNASDTRTESTLKKLVGQPSRTVSLYNVKSKLIFLDEVDGLTGTEDRGGVGAIVELVKESRFPIVMAANDPWDIKLRPLRDVSVMIEFRRLKTYSIIKHLKKICTREGITADEKALKIIAELSEGDMRSAVIDLQAAAQGKRRLTVDDVSWLRSRNRQYQAFDVLRMLFSARRCDDARGVMNSSIIDYETLMLWIDENLPRQYTDPEELAKAYYYLARADIFLGRMSKRQRWELLKYVIDFMTAGVAMAKIKPYKFTKYGFPQKLLLMAKAKQMRALREALCERISAKCHLSKRKASVEMIPFLHVIYEAPGLAKREISKWLELDETMEDFLKKQG